GGCGAGAACCCGCGCAAGATCTGCGCCATCGGCGTGCGGCTGGTGCGGGGGCGGTCGATGCACGGCTTCGCCCTCAACGTCGCTCCCGACATGGCCTACTGGGGTCACATCGTCCCCTGCGGCATCCCCGACAAGGCCGTCACGTCGCTGGCCGACGAGGGCCTCCGCGTGACGATGGCCGAGGTCGTCGACGCCGTCACCGCCCGGGCCGCGGCCCTGTGGGGCGAGGGCGACGTCGAGCGCCAGGACGTCTCGTTCGCCACGGCCACGCTGGAGGTCGTCCCCCTGACGCCGCCGGCCGATGCCCCCACGGCGGGTGTGTCCGTCCAGCTGCGCACCCGCATGGCCAAGGCCGGGGTCACCGAGGGGCTCCAGATCGCCGCCCGGAAGCCGCAGTGGCTGCGGTCGGAGCTGAAGACCGGCCCCGGCTACACGAAGCTCAAGCACACCATGCGCGACCTGGGGCTGGTCACGGTGTGCGAGGAGGCCGGCTGCCCCAACATCTTCGAGTGCTGGGCCGACGGCACCGCCACCTTCATGATCAACGGCGAGCGCTGCACCCGGGCCTGCGGGTTCTGCCTGGTCGACACCCGCCACCCCGAGCCGCTCGACGCCGGCGAGCCCGAGAAGGTGGCCGTGGCGGTCGAGCAGATGGGCCTGGCCTTCGCCGTGGTCACCGCCGTGGCCCGTGACGACCTGGCCGACGGGGGCGCGGGGGCCTTCGCCGACACCATCCGGGCGATCCGGCGACGCACGCCCGGCACGCAGGTCGAGGTGCTGATCCCCGACTGCAAGGGCGACGACGAGTCGCTCGCCACCGTCTTCCGCGCCCGCCCCGACGTGCTGAACCACAACCTCGAGACGGTCGCCCGGCTGCAGCGGGTGGTGCGACCGTCGGCCGGCTACGCCCGCAGCCTGTCGGTGCTGGCCCGGGGCAAGGAGGCGGGGCTGACCACCAAGTCGGGTCTGATCGTGGGCATGGGCGAGACCGACAGCGAGGTGCTCGCCGCCCTGGCCGACCTGCACGCCGTCGGCGTCGACATCGTCACCATCGGCCAGTACCTGCGGCCCACCAGCGCCCACCTCCCGGTGGCCCGCTGGGTCGAGCCCGCCCAGTTCGAGGCCTACGCCCGGTTCGGCGAGGCCCTGGGCATCCCCCACGTCGAGTCGAGCCCGTTGACGAGGTCCAGCTACCACGCCCGCCAGGCCGCGGCCGACGCCACACCATCTGTCTTCGCTGAGCCGGCTATTCCCGGCTGAGCGAAGACAGAACGGGTCAGGCCTGGGTCCAGACCGAGCCCGACGAGTAGCGGCGCAGACCGAGGGTGAAGGTCGCCCAGGCGGCGACGAGGAAGGTGGCGGACGCGGCGAGCAGCAGGGCGGCCTGAGCCCAGTCGAACTCGTCGATCAGCGTGGCCGGCACCGCGGTGACGAACGCCGCCGGGATCACGGTGTAGAGCACCAGCTTGGTGGGGCCGCCGAAGAAGTCGGCCGGGTAGTTGGCCAGCAGCAGGATGGCGTTGAAGCCGAGGTCGCCGGTCTCGCCGTGCCCGACGAAGAAGCCCAGCGACCCCGTCACCACCAGGAAGCCCAGCAGCAGCCCCGCGGATGCCGCCACGCCGACCACGAAGATGCCGACCCGGCCGGCGTCGGGCCGCCCCGAGACGGCGAAGAGCACGATCCCGAACAGGACGTCGCCCAGGTTGACCGGGCTGATCCTCCGCACGAGGAGGTAGGTGAGCGGCGGCACCGGCAGCGCCAGGGCGGCGTCGAGCTCGCCGTCGGCCGCCATGCGACCGATGTGCCGGGCGTTGGTGAACAGCCCCAGCACCAACCCCGCCGAGGTGGCGAACACCGCCAGCAGGAGCAGCGCCCGCTCGCCGTCCCAGCCCCGCACCTCGCCGACCTCGTCGAAGAACAGCACCCAGAACGCCATCCAGCCGAGGTCGTTGATCATCATCGCCGCCACCTGCGCCCAGAAGGCCTTCGGGTTGGCGACCGACTCGGCGAACGCACCCCGGCTGGTCGCGGCGATCGCCCGCACGTCAACCACCCACCGCTTGCAGGCGGCGCTCGCCACCGGCGAAGGCCGACGTGGCGAACGCGGCGAGGACCGCCAGCCAGCCGAGCTGCACCAGCAGCAGTTCGGGCTCGACGTGGCCGGACGCCAGCCGGGCCGGCACGTACGTCATCGTCATGAACGGCAGGCGCACCGCGACGTCGTGCAACCAGGGCGGCAGCACCTGCAGCGGCAGCAGCATGCCGCCGAAGATGAAGATCAGCTTCTGGTAGAGGAACCACGACGTGCGGGCGTCGCGCAGCCAGAACGTCAGCGCCGCCACGCCGTGCATGGCCGCCAGGTTGCAGGCGCCGGCCAGCAGCATCGCCGGCACGGCCAGCAGGAGGCCCGCCGTCGACGGCGGCGCGCCCACGGTCAGCAGGCAGAGCAGCACGCCGGCGCCACAGTTCACGGCCAACCGCGGCAACGCCTTCCCCAGCTCCGTCGCCAGGCGCACCCCCACGACCGGGGCCGGGCGCAGCATCTCGGAGGCGACCGTGCCGCCGGCCACGTCGTCGCCGATCTCCTCGATGATGCGGCTGTGCACCGCCAGGTACGCACCCTCCGACAGGGCGAGGTACCAGGTGAGCGCGCGGGCGTCGTAGCCGGCCACCGTCCCGCCGTTCGCCTCGACCGCCACCCGCCACAGCGACGTCACCGCCCCGGTGACGAGCAGGTAGAAGAACACCTGCATCAGCAGGGCGCTCGGCTCGGCCAGGACGCGCCGGGCCCCCGTCCGCACGGCCACGCCCACCCAGGGAGGCATCACCGGGGAGCTCCGTAGATCTCGGCGATCACGTCCTCCAGCGGCGGGTCGACCACCGAGATGTCGGCGACGGGCCAGGTGTCGAGGAGGACGTCGAGCACGTCGCGTACCGAGCGCCGGGCGGTGTCGACCGCCAGCCGGGCCGCCGTGGCCGTGTGCTCGAGCACGGTGACGCCGTCGAGCGCGGGGATGTCGACGGCCGACGACAGCCCGACCTCGATCAGCTTGGTGGCCAGCAGGGTGCGCCGCAGGGTGGCGACGGCGTCGTCGTAGATGATCGAGCCGTGGTTGACGATCACCACCCGCCGGGCGACGTGCTCCACGTCGGCGACGTCGTGCGAGGTGAGGAAGATGGTGGTGCCGCGCTCGTGGTTGAGCCGCACCAGCAGGTCGCGGAACAGCTGCTTGGCCAGCAGATCGAGCCCGATCGTGGGCTCGTCGAGGAACAGGATCTCCGGCCGGTGCAACATGCAGGCGGCCAGCTCGCAGCGCATCCGCTGGCCCAGTGACAGGCTGCGGATCGGCTGGTCGAACAGGTCGCCGGCGTCGAGCAGCTCGGCCAGCTCGGCCACCCGGGCCTGGGCCTCGGCCCGCTCGATCCGGTGGATGGCGGCCAGCAGGCGGAACGACTGCAGGGGCGTCAGCTCGAACCACAGCTGCGACCGCTGGCCGAACAGCGTGCCGATCCGCCGGGTGAGCCGGCGCCGGTCGCGCCAGGGCACGAGGCCGAGCACCTGCACCTCGCCCGACGTGGCGTGGAGGATGCCGGTGAGCACCTTGATCGACGTGCTCTTGCCAGCCCCGTTCGGGCCGATGTACGCCACCCGCTCGCCGGGCTCGACCGAGAACGAGATGTCGCGCACGGCCTCGATCGTCCGCCGCGCCCGCCGACGCCCCGTCACGAACGTCTTCGTCAACCCTCGAACCTCGATCGCCACCCGCCCAGAGTGACGCACTCGAGCCTCACCGCACCTACAGGTTTCAGCGAGAACACATAGCTGTGGGATGTCGCCCTGCGCTGCCGCTCAGGGCGCTAACGGCTCGCTAGCAGCTCGCTAGCGGCCGTCGCTAACGCTCTCCCCGAGAACGATCGGCGTCGAGAGGGATGGACTTTGCCTCGCCCAGTCGTGGCCCGACCGGCGTACCTGTGGGCCAGGAGGATGGATGGGATCGACTGACGGCCGGGACGGCGTCGGCCGCACGCTGATAGGTCGTCGATCGGACTTCAGGAAGTACTGGCTCGGAGAGTCGGTGTCGTCGATCGGCTCGCAGGTGACCTTTCTGGCCTTACCGCTCACGGCGATCCACACGGCCGATGCATCGACGTCGGAGATCGGCCTTCTGGGGGTCGCGACAACCGTCGGTGCCATTGCCCTGACGCCCTTCGTCGGCGCGTGGGTGGACACTCGAACGGTCCTACCCATCATGATCTGGGCGAACGTGGCGCGCGCTCTACTGCTCCTGACGATCCCGCTGGCCTACGTCCTGGCATCGGTGACGATGCCCTTGCTCTACGGGGTCGGGTTGGCCGTCAGCGCGCTCACGTGCGTGTTCGACGTCGCCGTGCTCACCTACCTTCCTCGTCTCGTCAGCTCCGAGGATCTCGTCGACGCGAACGGAAGAGTCGGCGCCTCGATCTCCATCGCTGATGCAGCGGGACCCGCTTTGGGTGGTGTATTGGTTCAGCTGCTGACCGCGCCGGGGGCGATAGTGGCCGATGTCCTGTCGTACCTGTTCTCGTTTGCGGCGCTGGGTCGCATAACCACGAACGAGATCGTCCCCCCGCGTGATGCGGCTCCTCGGTCGTTGCTGCCGAGCGGGTGGGAAGGGGTGCGGTTCTGCTTCACACACCCGCAGCTGCGCCTCCTGCTGCTCGCGAGCACCTGGTTCAATGCCTTCGGTCTACCGATCTTCATCATCTTCCTCGTCTACGCCACCCAGTCGCTGTCCCTGACGGCGTCAGCCATCGGATTGCTCCTGGCGGCCGTTGGCATCGGGGGAACGCTCGGGTCCGTCGCAGCCGGACGCGTCGGGCGACGGCTCGGGACGGGCAAGGCTCTCGTGGTTTCGTTGCCGACCGGGGCGGCTGCCCTCGCGTTCGTGCCCATCCCGAGCGGCGACACGGTGCAATGGGTGCTGGGCGTCGCCTTCTTCGTCCACGGCTTCGCCACCGGGCTCTTCAACGTGCACGCCACGTCGCTCCGGCAGGCCGTCACTCCCAACGGGCTCCAGGGCCGGGTCAATGCCGGCTATCGACTGTTCGTCTCCGGGGCGCTCCCGCTGGGTGCGGGCCTCGCGGGTGTGCTCGGTAGCGCGCTGACGCCCCGGACCACGATCCTCGTCGCCTCGGGTGCGCTCGCTATCGGGATCGCCCTCTTCGTCCCGTTCGCCACGGCGATCCTCGGGCCCTGGTCGACCGGCACGTCGCCGTCGCCGACGAGCTGAGCACTCCGGGTCGAATGAGATCGCCGCGTGCCCCGGGCCGACAGAAGCGGGTTAGGGCGTGTCCTACAGCCAGTCGGTGGTGTCGCGAGCCGCCCGCTCGGAGGCGCCACGCGCCGCGCGCGCCGCGCCCAGCGGGTTGCGTGCCGCCCGCGCACCCGCGCGGGCGCGGGCCAACTGCGTACGCACCGAGGCCGACCGCTCGGTCACCGCCGAGCGCGCCGACCGCGGCGCACCCACGATCGTCCGGGTGGTGCGGGCGGCGGTGCCACCGAGGGTCTGCGTGCCCCGCACCGCGCCCCGTCCGGCCGCGAGGCTCTGGGTCGCGATCCGTTGGGTGCGGTTGGCGTAGGCGACGCCCCCCGCCGTCGCGGCCGCCAGCACCCCGGTGGCCTGCGCGGGGCTCACGCTGAGGGCTCCGGGCTCGCCGGCCGGTGGGGCCGGCGGCACCACGTAGGGGTTCTTCGGGACCGAGGCGGCGGTGCCGATCATGAACCCCGCACCGGTGGGGGTCTGGCTGATCGGGGCGGAGCTGCGGCGCATCTTCTGGGCGAAGCCCTTGGCGGTGCCGTCGATGGCCGTGTCGATCGACGACCGGAACTTGTAGGCGACGCCCACGATCACGATGGCGATCAGGCAGCGCTGCACGATCGACAGGTCGGTCGTGGCGTCGAGCACCGCCGTGACCGTGATCGTGGCCCACGACAGCAGGAACATCGACGCGAACGTCACCAGGACGGCCCAGATGAGCTTGCTGATCCACCACCACAGCACGGCGCGGTTGCCGGGGAACAGGGCGAGGGCCCACACCACGCTGGCCCCGGAGAACAACGCCACCAGGGTGATCTGGGCGACGAACACCGCCAGCGCCATCATCACCATCAGGACCGTGATCATCACCGACGCCACCGCCACGGTGAGCGACGCGGCCGCGCGCTCGTCGGTGGGGTTGGCGTTGTAGTCGGCGGCGGTCTCGCAGCCCCGGGCCCGCATGATCTCGCGGGGCTGGTCGTCGTCGCCCCACGGGCCGCCGGCCAGGATCTCGTCGCGGGCCGCGGCGCACTCGCCGGTGAGCGGGGCGCCCCAGTTGATGAGGTCGTACGGCTCGCCCACGAACGACCGCCGCAGCACGCCGCCCAGCCGCTCGCGCACGGCCGTGGAGTCCTGCGCGGGCGAGGAGCTCATCGCGCCGTCGACCGCCTCGAGCACCGCGCCCGAGCTGTTCTGCGCCAGCGTGATCGACCCCTCCAGGTAGCCCTCGGGGTTGGCGAGCACGAAGCCGCCGAAGATGGCGATGATGAACGTGAGGAAGATGTCGCGCGCGCCCTCGGCGAACCGGGCTTTCATGAGGTTCCAGCCGCCGACGAACAGCGCCACGGTCCACGCCAGCTCGTCGATGTTGAGCGGCCCGACCAGGCTGGTGTTGTAGACGCGGGAGAGCATGGCGGCGACCGGCGTGAGCGTGTCGGCGATGCGGAACTCCAGCGCCCAGGCCAGCAGCTCGATGCCGATGCCGATGAACCACTTGCCGATCGAGAACGGGAAGGCCTGGGCGGCGCACCACATCTTGCGCAGGAAGGCGTTCCAGGAGCCCTCGTCGCAGCCGATGTCGTACGCCGTCAGCGGGTGTTGGTCGCCCTCCTCGATGCCGAAGATGTTGCGCAGCTCCCGGTCGGCCTGCCGATCCCGTGGCGCGCTCCCGTCGGGACAGGTCGTCCCCGGCTGCGGGTTCCCGGACGGCCCGAACTGGCACCCGGTCGGCCCCCCGGCCGGCACCGGGATGGTCCCGTCAGGACACACCGTGCCGGGATAGGCAGGCCCCGGCGGACCTCCGCGACACCCGGCCGCCGGCTGCCCCGCGATCGACCCGTCCGGACACCGCGTCCCCGGCACCGCCGGCCCCGACGGTCCCCCCGGACACCCCGCGGGCGCGTTCTGCTCCGGTGCCGCCTCCACCCGGGGCGGATCCATGGTCCCGAACGCCCCGACCACCAGCATCACGAAGACGAACCCGAGCACGATCCGCCGCGCCCGCTTGCCCCGCATGGTTCTCAGCCCACGGACGACGGCGGCCTTCAACGCTTGACCCCGGCCCCGAGCGGCAGCGGCGGGGGCGAGCCGGCCTCGAGCTGGTCGGTCCCGGCCTCCAGGTCGGCGGCCCGTTTGGCCAGGCGCGTCGGGTTCGACTCGAAGCCGATCCGCAGCACCTCGGTCTCGGCGTCGAGCACCTGGATGCGGCCAACCCGACCGGAGCCGTCGCGCATCAGGCACTCCGGCGGCTCGTGCGGCACGTAGTCGCCGTCGGGCCCGCTGACGACCTCCCGGCGCACCGCCCACTGCTCCAGGGTGTCGACGTTCTCCCGGGAGGGATCGACGCCCAGCCAGCTCAGCCCGGACGACGCGGCGTCGCCGTTGAGCCCGAACACGAAGCGGTTGCTGATGAGGTCGCGCAGCTCGTGGGGCAGGTCGTCGGGGTTCTGCGAGAACACCCAGCAGGCGGCGTTGTGCTTGCGGCCGTCGCGCAGCACCTCCTCCAGCAGCTGCTGGCCCGGCAGCGTCGACGTCAGGGCCCAGGCCTCGTCCATGCACAGCGCGGCGAAGCGCCCCTGCTCGTCGAAGATGATCCCGCGGGCCAGCGCCGCCACCAGGTACAGCAGCCCCAGCGAGCACACCTGCTCGGGCAGCAGCTTGCGCGACAGGTGCTCCGACAGCAGCACCTCGCGCCGGGGCACGGCCAGGTTGGGCAGGTGGATCACCGTGCAGTCGACCGACGTGTCGATGCTGGGCCCGTCCGCCCAGGCCGGGGCACCGAAGCGGTTGTTGGAGATGGCCCGCAGCCGCAGCGACAGCTCGCGGCCGTGGCGGAACTCGGGGCCGGTGTCGGCCAGTCGCTCCAGCTCGTCGAGCACGTCGTGGAGGCGGCCGCCGGGGCGGGCGACGTTGCCGACCGCGCGGTCGAGCGCCGCCGACTCGAGGCCGGTCGGGTCGAGCCCGCACACCAGCCCCAGGTAGCCCAGCGCCACCTGGCGGGCGGCCTCGGGGGTGAACACCCGCAGCGGGTCGAGCAGCAGGCCGCCGCCGTCGTTCACGGTGACGACCTGCGAGCGGATGCCGACCTCGGCCATCGTGGCGGCGAAGCGCACGTACTCGCCGGCCTGGGTGCGGTCGATCAGGATCATCTTCCCGCCCCGCATCAGCACGGTGGCGGCGAGGCGCTTGGCCAGGTAGCTCTTGCCCGAGCCGAGCGTGCCGAAGGCGGCGACCGAACCGTCGCGGTCGTGCTTGGGGCCCGACGCGGGGTCGAGCAGCACGGGTCGCAGGCAGCCGGCGTCGCGGGAGGCGCCGAGCAGCATTCCGCCGGTGTCGCCGATGGCCGAGCCGGCGAACGGCATGCCGGCGGCGAGGTCGCGGGGCAGCAGGTACTGGCGGTAGTCGTGGCAGGGCTGCGGCGTGGTGGAGCCCGGCAGCAGCGCCTCGAACATCGACAGCTGGCCGCCGGTGGGTCGGGGCAGGTGGTACTCGGCGCCCTTGTAGACCCGCTGCAGCGTCTTGGCCCGGTGCTCCAGCTCGACCAGCGTGGTGGCCCAGGTGGAGAACACCATGGCGACCTGCAGCTCGGGGTCGGACGGGTTGGCGGCCAGCATGGCGCGCTCGTCGTCGACGGCGTCGAGGGCCGACGCCAGCGACGGCGGAGGACCGGCCGGCTCGTGCTGGTACTCGGGGATCTGGCCCATCAGCTCGCGCGACTGGCGGGTGGCGGCTCTGGTGGCCGCGGCGTTGGGCACGGCCCGGATGCGGCAGCACCAGTCGACCGGGAAGGGCAGCTGGTCGGCCACGAACAGCCACTCCGACAGCCCGCCGGGGAAGGCGAACCGCTGGGGTGCGTCGGCGACCGCGGCGAACGTCTGGTAGGAGATGCCCTCGTCGGTGGTGACCTTGAGGTAGCGGCGGTGGAGCGGGCGGTCCTCGTCGTCGCCGTCGCCGCCCTCCTGGTAGCGGCCGTCGAGCAGCGGCGCCAGCGACGGCGACGTGACCACGTGCTCGCCGCGCCGGGCCACCCAGCGCAGACGGGGCTCGGTCCAGCCGGCCAGCGGCGGCTCCGACGCCAGGCCGCGGCGGGCGCTGCGGG
This window of the Acidimicrobiales bacterium genome carries:
- the lipA gene encoding lipoyl synthase codes for the protein GENPRKICAIGVRLVRGRSMHGFALNVAPDMAYWGHIVPCGIPDKAVTSLADEGLRVTMAEVVDAVTARAAALWGEGDVERQDVSFATATLEVVPLTPPADAPTAGVSVQLRTRMAKAGVTEGLQIAARKPQWLRSELKTGPGYTKLKHTMRDLGLVTVCEEAGCPNIFECWADGTATFMINGERCTRACGFCLVDTRHPEPLDAGEPEKVAVAVEQMGLAFAVVTAVARDDLADGGAGAFADTIRAIRRRTPGTQVEVLIPDCKGDDESLATVFRARPDVLNHNLETVARLQRVVRPSAGYARSLSVLARGKEAGLTTKSGLIVGMGETDSEVLAALADLHAVGVDIVTIGQYLRPTSAHLPVARWVEPAQFEAYARFGEALGIPHVESSPLTRSSYHARQAAADATPSVFAEPAIPG
- a CDS encoding ABC-2 family transporter protein, yielding MVDVRAIAATSRGAFAESVANPKAFWAQVAAMMINDLGWMAFWVLFFDEVGEVRGWDGERALLLLAVFATSAGLVLGLFTNARHIGRMAADGELDAALALPVPPLTYLLVRRISPVNLGDVLFGIVLFAVSGRPDAGRVGIFVVGVAASAGLLLGFLVVTGSLGFFVGHGETGDLGFNAILLLANYPADFFGGPTKLVLYTVIPAAFVTAVPATLIDEFDWAQAALLLAASATFLVAAWATFTLGLRRYSSGSVWTQA
- a CDS encoding ABC-2 family transporter protein, whose product is MPPWVGVAVRTGARRVLAEPSALLMQVFFYLLVTGAVTSLWRVAVEANGGTVAGYDARALTWYLALSEGAYLAVHSRIIEEIGDDVAGGTVASEMLRPAPVVGVRLATELGKALPRLAVNCGAGVLLCLLTVGAPPSTAGLLLAVPAMLLAGACNLAAMHGVAALTFWLRDARTSWFLYQKLIFIFGGMLLPLQVLPPWLHDVAVRLPFMTMTYVPARLASGHVEPELLLVQLGWLAVLAAFATSAFAGGERRLQAVGG
- a CDS encoding ATP-binding cassette domain-containing protein yields the protein MTKTFVTGRRRARRTIEAVRDISFSVEPGERVAYIGPNGAGKSTSIKVLTGILHATSGEVQVLGLVPWRDRRRLTRRIGTLFGQRSQLWFELTPLQSFRLLAAIHRIERAEAQARVAELAELLDAGDLFDQPIRSLSLGQRMRCELAACMLHRPEILFLDEPTIGLDLLAKQLFRDLLVRLNHERGTTIFLTSHDVADVEHVARRVVIVNHGSIIYDDAVATLRRTLLATKLIEVGLSSAVDIPALDGVTVLEHTATAARLAVDTARRSVRDVLDVLLDTWPVADISVVDPPLEDVIAEIYGAPR
- a CDS encoding MFS transporter, producing the protein MGSTDGRDGVGRTLIGRRSDFRKYWLGESVSSIGSQVTFLALPLTAIHTADASTSEIGLLGVATTVGAIALTPFVGAWVDTRTVLPIMIWANVARALLLLTIPLAYVLASVTMPLLYGVGLAVSALTCVFDVAVLTYLPRLVSSEDLVDANGRVGASISIADAAGPALGGVLVQLLTAPGAIVADVLSYLFSFAALGRITTNEIVPPRDAAPRSLLPSGWEGVRFCFTHPQLRLLLLASTWFNAFGLPIFIIFLVYATQSLSLTASAIGLLLAAVGIGGTLGSVAAGRVGRRLGTGKALVVSLPTGAAALAFVPIPSGDTVQWVLGVAFFVHGFATGLFNVHATSLRQAVTPNGLQGRVNAGYRLFVSGALPLGAGLAGVLGSALTPRTTILVASGALAIGIALFVPFATAILGPWSTGTSPSPTS
- a CDS encoding ATP-binding protein → MRPPAAAVIGNLIWSRSGRVWAVWRVKESPYRWLPTRRKLAEHSRVRTMLAGLPGESMVLSVAARIDPGEVADAMINGIDLPQHPGWVDAVDATLDRLEAAELYRRRHYLCVQLPHRSGRLQWGNLWRSASSSVMAAWGQAPPPVPSREITAAIRQADELEAQLGAVQLEAVTAGEVRWLYARSARRGLASEPPLAGWTEPRLRWVARRGEHVVTSPSLAPLLDGRYQEGGDGDDEDRPLHRRYLKVTTDEGISYQTFAAVADAPQRFAFPGGLSEWLFVADQLPFPVDWCCRIRAVPNAAATRAATRQSRELMGQIPEYQHEPAGPPPSLASALDAVDDERAMLAANPSDPELQVAMVFSTWATTLVELEHRAKTLQRVYKGAEYHLPRPTGGQLSMFEALLPGSTTPQPCHDYRQYLLPRDLAAGMPFAGSAIGDTGGMLLGASRDAGCLRPVLLDPASGPKHDRDGSVAAFGTLGSGKSYLAKRLAATVLMRGGKMILIDRTQAGEYVRFAATMAEVGIRSQVVTVNDGGGLLLDPLRVFTPEAARQVALGYLGLVCGLDPTGLESAALDRAVGNVARPGGRLHDVLDELERLADTGPEFRHGRELSLRLRAISNNRFGAPAWADGPSIDTSVDCTVIHLPNLAVPRREVLLSEHLSRKLLPEQVCSLGLLYLVAALARGIIFDEQGRFAALCMDEAWALTSTLPGQQLLEEVLRDGRKHNAACWVFSQNPDDLPHELRDLISNRFVFGLNGDAASSGLSWLGVDPSRENVDTLEQWAVRREVVSGPDGDYVPHEPPECLMRDGSGRVGRIQVLDAETEVLRIGFESNPTRLAKRAADLEAGTDQLEAGSPPPLPLGAGVKR